From Apium graveolens cultivar Ventura chromosome 9, ASM990537v1, whole genome shotgun sequence, the proteins below share one genomic window:
- the LOC141682877 gene encoding putative plastidic glucose transporter 2 isoform X2, with protein sequence MRGRQGDIYSAYKRVASRDHLSAIDREQDLENFGNSQNFAGANLGKLGNPSWKHSLPHVLVATISSLLFGYHIGVVNDTLESMSIDLGFSGDVLSEGLVVSTCLGGAFLGSIFSGSIADGIGRRRTFQLCAFPMIIGASISATTSTLHGMLLGRLLVGTGMGLGPPVAALYVAEASPSFVRGTYGSFTQIASCLGLMASLCIGIPAKDVVGWWRVCFWVSTVPAVLLALLMEFCAESPHWLFKRGKSAEAEIEFEKLLGGGGHVKVAMADLSKLDKGDEADVKFSELICGRHYKIVFIGSALFALQQLSGINAVFYFSSTVFKGSIVATILMDKLGRRVLLVGSFLGMAISMGFQVIAASGLVSGSGVYLSVGGMMLFVLTFSLGAGPVPGILLPEMFPVRIRAAAMAICMSVHWAINFLIGLLFLRLLEQLGPQVLYTIFASFCLLAVLFANKHIVETKGKTLQEIEIALLPAI encoded by the exons ATGCGAGGCCGTCAAGGTGACATCTACTCTGCATACAAGCGTGTAGCTTCGCGAGATCATCTCAGTGCCATTGACAGAGAACAAGATTTAG AGAATTTTGGAAATTCCCAGAATTTTGCTGGGGCAAACTTGGGAAAATTAGGAAACCCTTCATGGAAGCACTCTCTGCCGCATGTACTGGTGGCAACTATTTCGTCATTGTTATTTGGTTACCATATCGG AGTGGTTAATGATACTCTCGAAAGCATGTCAATAGACCTTGGTTTTAGCGGGGATGTTCTCTCAGAAG GTCTAGTGGTAAGTACTTGCCTAGGGGGTGCATTTCTTGGATCTATTTTTAGTGGTTCAATTGCAGACGGGATTGGCCGTCGAAGGACATTCCAGTTATGTGCTTTTCCAATGATAATTGGCGCTTCAATCAG TGCCACAACGAGTACACTGCATGGTATGCTTCTTGGAAGGCTGTTAGTTGGAACAGGAATGGGTCTTGGACCACCTGTTGCTGCACTCTATGTTGCGGAG GCCTCACCATCATTTGTAAGGGGTACTTATGGGAGCTTTACTCAGATTGCGTCATGTCTTGGGCTAATGGCGTCCCTTTGTATTGGGATTCCAGCTAAGGATGTCGTGGGATG GTGGCGAGTTTGCTTTTGGGTGTCGACTGTTCCTGCTGTATTACTTGCCTTATTAATGGAGTTCTGTGCGGAGAGTCCTCATTGGCTTTTTAAG AGAGGGAAAAGTGCTGAAGCCGAAATTGAATTTGAGAAGCTTCTGGGCGGAGGAGGGCATGTCAAAGTTGCAATGGCGGATCTTTCCAAATTAGATAAAGGAGATGAAGCAGATGTTAAGTTCTCAGAGCTGATTTGCGGCCGTCACTATAAAA TTGTTTTCATTGGGTCGGCCCTTTTTGCTTTACAACAGCTATCTGGTATAAATGCCGTGTTCTATTTCTCTTCGACTGTCTTTAAAG GGTCCATCGTTGCAACAATTTTAATGGATAAACTAGGAAGAAGGGTGCTCCTTGTTGGCAGCTTTCTGGGAATG GCTATTTCAATGGGATTCCAGGTAATTGCCGCGAGTGGTTTGGTCTCAGGCTCTGGAGTATATCTATCTGTTGGTGGAATGATGCT GTTTGTCTTGACATTTTCTTTGGGTGCTGGGCCTGTTCCTGGAATTCTGTTGCCAGAAATGTTTCCCGTCCGCATTAGAGCTGCAGCTATGGCTATCTGCATGTCTGTGCATTGG GCAATCAATTTCCTTATTGGCCTGTTGTTTCTGCGGTTGTTGGAGCAACTTGGCCCTCAAGTGCTATATACTATATTTGCATCATTTTGCTTGTTAGCGGTGCTTTTTGCGAACAAGCATATAGTAGAAACCAAAGGAAAAACACTCCAAGAAATTGAAATTGCACTTCTTCCGGCCATCTAG
- the LOC141682877 gene encoding putative plastidic glucose transporter 2 isoform X1 has translation MRGRQGDIYSAYKRVASRDHLSAIDREQDLENFGNSQNFAGANLGKLGNPSWKHSLPHVLVATISSLLFGYHIGVVNDTLESMSIDLGFSGDVLSEGLVVSTCLGGAFLGSIFSGSIADGIGRRRTFQLCAFPMIIGASISATTSTLHGMLLGRLLVGTGMGLGPPVAALYVAEASPSFVRGTYGSFTQIASCLGLMASLCIGIPAKDVVGWWRVCFWVSTVPAVLLALLMEFCAESPHWLFKRGKSAEAEIEFEKLLGGGGHVKVAMADLSKLDKGDEADVKFSELICGRHYKIVFIGSALFALQQLSGINAVFYFSSTVFKGAGVPSDIANICVGIINLLGSIVATILMDKLGRRVLLVGSFLGMAISMGFQVIAASGLVSGSGVYLSVGGMMLFVLTFSLGAGPVPGILLPEMFPVRIRAAAMAICMSVHWAINFLIGLLFLRLLEQLGPQVLYTIFASFCLLAVLFANKHIVETKGKTLQEIEIALLPAI, from the exons ATGCGAGGCCGTCAAGGTGACATCTACTCTGCATACAAGCGTGTAGCTTCGCGAGATCATCTCAGTGCCATTGACAGAGAACAAGATTTAG AGAATTTTGGAAATTCCCAGAATTTTGCTGGGGCAAACTTGGGAAAATTAGGAAACCCTTCATGGAAGCACTCTCTGCCGCATGTACTGGTGGCAACTATTTCGTCATTGTTATTTGGTTACCATATCGG AGTGGTTAATGATACTCTCGAAAGCATGTCAATAGACCTTGGTTTTAGCGGGGATGTTCTCTCAGAAG GTCTAGTGGTAAGTACTTGCCTAGGGGGTGCATTTCTTGGATCTATTTTTAGTGGTTCAATTGCAGACGGGATTGGCCGTCGAAGGACATTCCAGTTATGTGCTTTTCCAATGATAATTGGCGCTTCAATCAG TGCCACAACGAGTACACTGCATGGTATGCTTCTTGGAAGGCTGTTAGTTGGAACAGGAATGGGTCTTGGACCACCTGTTGCTGCACTCTATGTTGCGGAG GCCTCACCATCATTTGTAAGGGGTACTTATGGGAGCTTTACTCAGATTGCGTCATGTCTTGGGCTAATGGCGTCCCTTTGTATTGGGATTCCAGCTAAGGATGTCGTGGGATG GTGGCGAGTTTGCTTTTGGGTGTCGACTGTTCCTGCTGTATTACTTGCCTTATTAATGGAGTTCTGTGCGGAGAGTCCTCATTGGCTTTTTAAG AGAGGGAAAAGTGCTGAAGCCGAAATTGAATTTGAGAAGCTTCTGGGCGGAGGAGGGCATGTCAAAGTTGCAATGGCGGATCTTTCCAAATTAGATAAAGGAGATGAAGCAGATGTTAAGTTCTCAGAGCTGATTTGCGGCCGTCACTATAAAA TTGTTTTCATTGGGTCGGCCCTTTTTGCTTTACAACAGCTATCTGGTATAAATGCCGTGTTCTATTTCTCTTCGACTGTCTTTAAAGGTGCGGGAGTTCCCTCAGACATAGCAAACATATGTGTAGGAATTATCAATCTTTTGG GGTCCATCGTTGCAACAATTTTAATGGATAAACTAGGAAGAAGGGTGCTCCTTGTTGGCAGCTTTCTGGGAATG GCTATTTCAATGGGATTCCAGGTAATTGCCGCGAGTGGTTTGGTCTCAGGCTCTGGAGTATATCTATCTGTTGGTGGAATGATGCT GTTTGTCTTGACATTTTCTTTGGGTGCTGGGCCTGTTCCTGGAATTCTGTTGCCAGAAATGTTTCCCGTCCGCATTAGAGCTGCAGCTATGGCTATCTGCATGTCTGTGCATTGG GCAATCAATTTCCTTATTGGCCTGTTGTTTCTGCGGTTGTTGGAGCAACTTGGCCCTCAAGTGCTATATACTATATTTGCATCATTTTGCTTGTTAGCGGTGCTTTTTGCGAACAAGCATATAGTAGAAACCAAAGGAAAAACACTCCAAGAAATTGAAATTGCACTTCTTCCGGCCATCTAG
- the LOC141685571 gene encoding uncharacterized protein LOC141685571 — translation MIEKTLSTFHPNTMILAQQYRERNFQKYGELISLLLVAEKNNELLLKNHQIRPTGSAQLPEVHNTSFLKNKRGKGHRGGRGYGRNRGRGNFRGRFHNQYHSGHLKWQRDGYNSGHQKWQREVPNKRKTPQEGENRGICHRCGSEGH, via the coding sequence ATGATTGAAAAGACTCTCTCAACCTTTCACCCCAACACTATGATCCTGGCTCAACAATATAGGGAGCGTAATTTTCAGAAATATGGCGAGTTGATATCTCTCCTTCTTGTGGCTGAAAAGAATAATGAGTTGCTACTGAAAAATCATCAGATACGTCCCACAGGCTCTGCCCAGTTACCTGAAGTACATAACACGTCATTCCTGAAGAATAAACGTGGGAAAGGGCATAGAGGAGGACGGGGTTATGGACGAAACCGTGGACGTGGAAATTTTCGTGGTCGGTTTCACAATCAATATCATTCTGGCCACCTGAAGTGGCAACGTGATGGTTACAACTCTGGCCACCAGAAATGGCAACGTGAAGTGCCAAATAAAAGAAAGACGCCCCAAGAAGGAGAGAACCGAGGCATCTGTCATAGGTGCGGATCTGAGGGGCACTGA
- the LOC141682877 gene encoding putative plastidic glucose transporter 3 isoform X3, which yields MRGRQGDIYSAYKRVASRDHLSAIDREQDLENFGNSQNFAGANLGKLGNPSWKHSLPHVLVATISSLLFGYHIGVVNDTLESMSIDLGFSGDVLSEGLVVSTCLGGAFLGSIFSGSIADGIGRRRTFQLCAFPMIIGASISATTSTLHGMLLGRLLVGTGMGLGPPVAALYVAEASPSFVRGTYGSFTQIASCLGLMASLCIGIPAKDVVGWWRVCFWVSTVPAVLLALLMEFCAESPHWLFKRGKSAEAEIEFEKLLGGGGHVKVAMADLSKLDKGDEADVKFSELICGRHYKIVFIGSALFALQQLSGINAVFYFSSTVFKGAGVPSDIANICVGIINLLGSIVATILMDKLGRRVLLVGSFLGMASYFNGIPGNCREWFGLRLWSISICWWNDAVCLDIFFGCWACSWNSVARNVSRPH from the exons ATGCGAGGCCGTCAAGGTGACATCTACTCTGCATACAAGCGTGTAGCTTCGCGAGATCATCTCAGTGCCATTGACAGAGAACAAGATTTAG AGAATTTTGGAAATTCCCAGAATTTTGCTGGGGCAAACTTGGGAAAATTAGGAAACCCTTCATGGAAGCACTCTCTGCCGCATGTACTGGTGGCAACTATTTCGTCATTGTTATTTGGTTACCATATCGG AGTGGTTAATGATACTCTCGAAAGCATGTCAATAGACCTTGGTTTTAGCGGGGATGTTCTCTCAGAAG GTCTAGTGGTAAGTACTTGCCTAGGGGGTGCATTTCTTGGATCTATTTTTAGTGGTTCAATTGCAGACGGGATTGGCCGTCGAAGGACATTCCAGTTATGTGCTTTTCCAATGATAATTGGCGCTTCAATCAG TGCCACAACGAGTACACTGCATGGTATGCTTCTTGGAAGGCTGTTAGTTGGAACAGGAATGGGTCTTGGACCACCTGTTGCTGCACTCTATGTTGCGGAG GCCTCACCATCATTTGTAAGGGGTACTTATGGGAGCTTTACTCAGATTGCGTCATGTCTTGGGCTAATGGCGTCCCTTTGTATTGGGATTCCAGCTAAGGATGTCGTGGGATG GTGGCGAGTTTGCTTTTGGGTGTCGACTGTTCCTGCTGTATTACTTGCCTTATTAATGGAGTTCTGTGCGGAGAGTCCTCATTGGCTTTTTAAG AGAGGGAAAAGTGCTGAAGCCGAAATTGAATTTGAGAAGCTTCTGGGCGGAGGAGGGCATGTCAAAGTTGCAATGGCGGATCTTTCCAAATTAGATAAAGGAGATGAAGCAGATGTTAAGTTCTCAGAGCTGATTTGCGGCCGTCACTATAAAA TTGTTTTCATTGGGTCGGCCCTTTTTGCTTTACAACAGCTATCTGGTATAAATGCCGTGTTCTATTTCTCTTCGACTGTCTTTAAAGGTGCGGGAGTTCCCTCAGACATAGCAAACATATGTGTAGGAATTATCAATCTTTTGG GGTCCATCGTTGCAACAATTTTAATGGATAAACTAGGAAGAAGGGTGCTCCTTGTTGGCAGCTTTCTGGGAATGGCAA GCTATTTCAATGGGATTCCAGGTAATTGCCGCGAGTGGTTTGGTCTCAGGCTCTGGAGTATATCTATCTGTTGGTGGAATGATGCT GTTTGTCTTGACATTTTCTTTGGGTGCTGGGCCTGTTCCTGGAATTCTGTTGCCAGAAATGTTTCCCGTCCGCATTAG
- the LOC141685572 gene encoding secreted RxLR effector protein 161-like — MKDLGRTRFCLGIQVEHLCSGIFVHQSNYTEKILDRFYMDKTHPLTTPMVVRSLEVEKDPFRPRKQDEETLGPEVPYLSAIGALMYLANNTRPDIAFAVNLLARFSSDPTKRHWDGIKHIFRYLRGTIDLGLFFPNNSRSRLVGYADAGYMSDPHFGRSQTGYLFTYCDTAISWKSTKQTMAATSSNHAELLAIHEASRECIWLRLHKPKFGARIALANNLI, encoded by the exons atgaaagatcttggaaggacaaGATTTTGTTTAGGTATACAGGTGGAGCACTTATGTTCaggaatatttgttcatcaatcaaactacactgaaaagattcttgatcGGTTCTACATGGACAAAACTCATCCACTAACCACACCAATGGTTGTTCGATCACTCGAGGTTGAAAAAGATCCTTTCCGTCCTAGAAAACAAGATGAAGAGACTCTTGGACCTGAAGTTCCATATCTCAGTGCAATTGGCGCTCTCATGTATCTTGCAAACAACACACGGCCTGATATTGCATTTGCAGTGAACTTGTTGGCAAGATTTAGTTCTGACCCTACTAAAAGACATTGGGATGGAATAAAACATATATTCAGATATCTTCGAGGGACAATCGATCTTGGACTATTCTTCCCAAACAATTCAAGATCACGGCTAGTTGGATATGCAGATGCTGGATACATGTCAGACCCTCATTTTGGGCGATCACAAACAGGTTACCTATTTACATATTGTGATACTGCTATCTCTTGGAAGTCTACAAAACAGACTATGGCCGCAACTTCATCAAACCACGCAGAGTTACTAGCAATTCATGAAGCAAGCAGAGAATGTATTTGGCTAAG ATTGCACAAACCAAAATTTGGTGCAAGGATTGCCTTGGCAAACAATTTGATATAA